One window of the Colletotrichum destructivum chromosome 4, complete sequence genome contains the following:
- a CDS encoding Putative Iron permease FTR1/Fip1/EfeU yields the protein MAVDVFSVPVFLVVFRESLETVIIVSVLLAFLKQTLDGPNRDLAVYKSLRRQVWLGTGIGFLICLVAAAAVIGVFYKLGRNSWESHELYYEGAFSLVAAIIITIMGAALLRIGKMQEKWRVKLAKAMENPVKTGVGRGWLKHFAEKYAMFILPFITVLREGIEAIVFVAGVSFSAPATAVPLPAVVGLLVGAFVGYLLYKGGSTAKLQVFLVVSTCLLYLVAAGLFSRAVWDFEQQEWNNVVGGDAAELGNGPGSYDIDKSVWHVNCCSPDLNGGGGWGIFNAVFGWTNSATYGSVIAYNVYWIFVIACFFVMRFRENTGRWPLTKPKAFPEGDRRVSDDHSGSEEQIGTSEKDKGPATTKTFTTSS from the exons ATGGCCGTCGACGTTTTCTCCGTGCCCGTGTTTCTAGTCGTCTTCAGAGAGTCGCTGGAGACCGTCATTATCGTCTCGGTTCTGCTCGCTTTCCTCAAACAGACACTCGACGGGCCCAACAGAGATCTGGCCGTGTACAAATCCTTGCGTAGACAG GTCTGGCTCGGCACGGGAATCGGTTTCCTAATATGCCTGGTCGCCGCGgctgccgtcatcggcgtcttCTACAAGCTCGGCCGTAACAGCTGGGAGTCTCACGAGCTGTATTACGAAGGCGCATTCTCCCTCGttgccgccatcatcatcaccatcatggGTGCTGCCCTCCTGCGCATCGGCAAGATGCAGGAGAAGTGGCGCGTAAAGCTCGCAAAGGCCATGGAGAACCCCGTCAAGaccggcgtcggccggggATGGCTAAAGCACTTCGCCGAGAAGTATGCCATGTTCATCCTCCCTTTCATCACTGTTCTTCGGGAAGGTATCGAGGCtatcgtcttcgtcgccggcgtctccTTCTCCGCCCCGGCGACCGCCGTGCCGCTTCCGGCAGTTGTTGGCTtgctcgtcggcgccttcgtcgGTTATCTCCTGTACAA GGGTGGCTCTACCGCCAAGCTGCAagtcttcctcgtcgtctcgacGTGTCTCCTGTATCTCGTGGCGGCCGGCCTCTTCTCCAGAGCAGTTTGGGATTTCGAACAGCAAGAGTGGAACAATGTCGTCGGTGGCGACGCTGCAGAGCTCGGGAATGGCCCGGGCTCGTATGACATTGACAAAAGCGTCTGGCATGTCAAC TGTTGCAGCCCGGATctgaacggcggcggcggttggggcatcttcaacgccgtcttcggctgGACGAATTCCGCGACGTACGGCTCCGTCATCGCCTACAACGTCTACTGGATCTTCGTCATCGCATGCTTCTTCGTCATGAGATTCCGCGAGAACACAGGCCGCTGGCCACTGACGAAACCCAAAGCTTTCCCAGAGGGCGACAGACGCGTTTCTGATGACCACAGTGGGAGCGAGGAACAAATCGGAACGTCTGAAAAAGACAAGGGCCCAGCTACCACGAAGACGTTCACCACTTCTTCTTGA
- a CDS encoding Putative multicopper oxidase, second cupredoxin domain, multicopper oxidase, copper-binding protein has product MDRTTMTGKRTALLALVSTLVRTACAALVSHDFDIGWVTANPDGAFNRPTIGINGQWPVPRIDANVGDTVLINVRNNLGNQSTSLHFHGLYMNGSTHMDGPAQVSQCAIPPGSSFTYNFTINQPGTYWYHSHTQSQYPDGIRGPLIVHDPDSPFKDRYDQEIVVSLSDWYHDQMADLIPAFMGKGNPTGAEPVPQAALMNDTQNLTVAVQPGKTYLFRMVNMAAFAGQYVWIEGHNISIVEVDGIYTEPAEATMIYISAAQRYSFLVTTRNDTASNFAIVGSMDTSLFDKLPEGLNYNVTGWLVYDPSKPLDPPATLDTFTPFDDMTLVPQDRQPRLPAPSKTIELDVIMENLGDGGNYAFFNNITYKAPKVPTLYTALSAGDAAAVSPEIYGAYTHSFVLDRGDVVQVVVNNLDPGRHPFHLHGHDFQALYRAPEEGGTFADANLTEADFPAVPMRRDTLVVWPNGNIVLRFRANNPGVWLFHCHIEWHVTSGLIATFVEAPLDLQRTLLIPQNHLDVCAAANVPTAGNAAGNTKNFLDLSGQNTPPARLPDGFTARGIVALVFSCLTGILGVLVVGWYGLAKVEEHPSAVGYADQTSDTVAAAEGHTGDARHKEPPIVESVSGGSGTGQA; this is encoded by the exons atggACCGCACAACGATGACAGGCAAAAGAACAGCCCTCTTGGCTCTCGTCTCAACTCTCGTGAGGACGGCCTGCGCCGCCTTGGTCTCGCACGACTTCGACATCGGCTGGGTAACGGCCAACCCAGATGGCGCCTTCAACCGCCCAACAATCGGCATCAATGGGCAATGGCCGGTTCCTCGCATCGATGCCAACGTTGGGGACACCGTCCTCATCAACGTCCGCAACAACCTGGGCAACCAGTCGACGTCTCTTCACTTCCACGGCCTTTACATGAACGGCTCAACGCACATGGACGGGCCGGCCCAGGTCAGCCAGTGTGCCATTCCGCCGGGCTCGTCCTTCACCTACAACTTCACC ATCAACCAGCCAGGCACGTACTGGTACCACTCCCATACCCAAAGCCAGTACCCAGACGGTATCAGGGGACCCCTCATCGTCCATGACCCAGACTCCCCTTTCAAGGACCGATATGACCAAGAGATCGTCGTGTCCCTGTCTGATTGGTACCACGACCAGATGGCCGACCTCATCCCGGCCTTCATGGGCAAGGGCAACCCCACCGGTGCCGAGCCCGTCCCGCAAGCCGCCCTGATGAACGACACGCAGAACCTCACCGTGGCCGTTCAGCCCGGCAAGACATATCTCTTCCGCATGGTCAACatggccgccttcgccggccaGTACGTCTGGATTGAAGGCCACAACatctccatcgtcgaggtcgatggcATCTACACggagccggccgaggcgaccaTGATTTACATCTCGGCTGCTCAGCGGTACAGCTTCCTCGTCACCACTCGCAACGACACCGCGTCCAACTTTGCCATTGTCGGCAGCATGGACACC TCCCTATTCGACAAGCTCCCCGAAGGCCTCAACTACAACGTCACGGGCTGGCTCGTCTACGACCCCTCCAAGCCCCTCGACCCGCCGGCGACGCTCGACACCTTCACCCCCTTCGACGACATGACCCTCGTGCCCCAGGACAGGCAACCCCGCCTTCCGGCGCCCTCAAAGACTATCGAGCTGGACGTCATCATGGAAaaccttggcgacggcggcaactacgccttcttcaacaacatcacctACAAAGCGCCCAAGGTCCCGACCCTCTACACGGCACtctccgccggcgacgccgccgccgtgagCCCCGAGATCTACGGCGCCTACACGCACAGCTTTGTCCTCGACCGCGGCGACGTTGTCCAGGTTGTCGTCAACAATCTCGACCCGGGCCGCCACCCCTTTCACCTGCACGGCCACGACTTCCAGGCGCTCTACCGCGCTcccgaggagggcggcacCTTCGCAGACGCCAACCTCACCGAGGCCGACTTCCCCGCCGTGCCCATGCGGCGCGACACGCTTGTTGTGTGGCCGAACGGGAACATCGTTCTGCGCTTCCGGGCGAACAACCCCG GCGTCTGGCTCTTCCACTGTCACATTGAGTGGCACGTAACATCGGGCCTGATCGCGACCTTCGTCGAAGCGCCTCTGGACCTCCAAAGGACCCTGTTAATCCCCCAGAACCACCTGGACGTCTGTGCGGCAGCCAACGTCCCGACTGCCGGCAACGCGGCAGGAAACACCAAGAACTTCCTGGACCTGAGCGGGCAGAACACTCCGCCGGCGCGTCTTCCAGATGG GTTCACCGCACGAGGAATTGTAGCCCTTGTCTTCAGCTGCCTGACGGGCATTCTCGGCGTTCTGGTTGTGGGATGGTACGGCCTGGCCAAGGTAGAGGAACATCCTTCTGCCGTTGGATATGCGGACCAGACATCGGAcaccgtcgcggcggcggaggggcaCACTGGTGATGCTCGGCACAAAGAGCCACCCATTGTCGAGTCCGTATCCGGCGGGTCGGGTACCGGTCAAGCTTGA